In the Qipengyuania pelagi genome, one interval contains:
- a CDS encoding HPr family phosphocarrier protein yields MSEHASEGAGEGAGEGASEERRTLTIVNQRGLHARASAKFVAVVAALPDDTRVHVAKDGTRAAGESILGLMMLGAAKGDTVELIVSGPEAPRIADELAAMIDDGFGEN; encoded by the coding sequence ATGAGTGAACACGCGAGTGAAGGCGCTGGTGAAGGCGCTGGTGAAGGCGCGAGCGAGGAACGCCGCACGCTGACGATCGTCAACCAGCGCGGTCTCCATGCGCGGGCGAGCGCGAAATTCGTGGCCGTGGTCGCCGCGCTTCCCGACGATACGCGGGTCCATGTCGCGAAGGACGGCACCAGAGCCGCAGGCGAATCGATCCTGGGCCTGATGATGCTCGGCGCCGCCAAGGGCGACACGGTCGAACTGATCGTTTCGGGACCGGAAGCGCCGCGCATCGCTGACGAGCTGGCGGCCATGATCGATGACGGGTTCGGCGAGAATTGA
- a CDS encoding TrmH family RNA methyltransferase, producing the protein MTRRQITGFSNPTVKALRALREKKHRKASGRFLAEGLRLLTDARECGHLPETLVLSDARDGHPLLEALEAAVAANGGEIIETTPDILAKITGKDNPQAVAGVFAEFDTTLETVDRGSSDIWLVAQALRDPGNLGTMLRTGDAIGAGGLILIDDCADPFSVEAVRASMGAVFTQKIAKAPWADFESWLRDPAKGAPGQLVAASLREAQPYRNAPYRTPCFVMVGNESRGLPEDYEMACDLRVTMPMMGRADSLNAAIAAAVLGYEVLATINARP; encoded by the coding sequence ATGACACGACGCCAGATCACCGGCTTTTCCAACCCCACAGTCAAGGCGCTGCGGGCCCTCAGGGAAAAGAAGCACCGCAAGGCCTCGGGCCGGTTCCTGGCCGAAGGGCTTCGGCTCCTCACCGACGCGCGCGAATGCGGCCATCTGCCGGAAACGCTGGTCCTGTCCGATGCGCGCGATGGCCATCCCCTGCTCGAGGCGCTGGAAGCGGCCGTTGCGGCCAATGGCGGGGAAATCATCGAGACCACGCCCGATATCCTTGCCAAGATCACCGGCAAGGACAATCCGCAGGCGGTCGCCGGGGTATTCGCGGAATTCGACACGACGCTGGAGACTGTCGATCGCGGGTCGAGCGATATCTGGCTGGTGGCGCAGGCGTTGCGGGATCCGGGCAATCTGGGGACCATGCTACGCACGGGCGATGCGATCGGCGCGGGTGGATTGATCCTGATCGACGATTGCGCCGATCCCTTCTCCGTAGAGGCGGTCAGGGCCAGCATGGGCGCCGTTTTCACGCAAAAGATCGCGAAAGCCCCATGGGCGGACTTCGAAAGCTGGCTGCGCGATCCCGCGAAGGGCGCGCCCGGCCAATTGGTCGCGGCGAGCCTGCGGGAAGCACAGCCCTATCGCAATGCGCCCTACCGCACGCCATGTTTCGTGATGGTGGGCAATGAGAGCCGCGGCCTTCCCGAGGACTACGAGATGGCCTGCGATCTGCGCGTTACGATGCCCATGATGGGCCGCGCAGATAGCCTGAACGCCGCTATCGCTGCGGCGGTTCTGGGATATGAGGTGCTTGCGACGATAAACGCCCGACCTTGA